From one Anopheles cruzii chromosome 3, idAnoCruzAS_RS32_06, whole genome shotgun sequence genomic stretch:
- the LOC128272258 gene encoding FMRFamide receptor-like, protein MNASAINYEVQILLANGTGGSETATLSGGNFSHHGELNDSHLAAVSCYDDYPPNELLVEFEFWISGVVMNAVALIGILGNIFSMVILSRPQMRSSINYLLIGLARCDTVLILTSVLIFGLCAIYPHTGYLYYYHYQIFPKISLVVYPLAMIAQTASVYLTLTVTLERYVAVCHPLRARALCTYGRARLYVVGILIFSILYNLPRFWEVTLISSKHPDTGLTIYCVKASDMRTDATYIKIYIHWLYMIFVYFLPFSLISFFNLMIYRQVRRANKERQRLSRSEKREIGLATMLICVVIVFLLCNLPAMMINIVEAFYNVIIEYMVKVSNLLVTINSSVNFFIYVIFGEKFKRIFLLLFCKPRGRQSPDDGLIHDDSSFSNGDASNRNSGRFQRVGTTRSTSTKLSNCSMRTIRTTVRSTRAPSPGPIVYYPARDTLPRLTQPPAITRSSSMFPDWNRTENGTNGGIMMASSGF, encoded by the coding sequence ATGAACGCCTCAGCCATCAACTATGAGGTACAGATTCTGCTCGccaacggcaccggcggatCCGAGACGGCGACGCTCTCTGGCGGGAACTTTAGCCACCACGGCGAGCTGAACGACAGCCACCTGGCGGCGGTGTCCTGCTACGACGACTACCCGCCCAacgagctgctggtggagtTCGAGTTCTGGATCAGCGGCGTCGTGATGAACGCCGTTGCGCTGATCGGAATCCTGGGCAAcattttctctatggtgatCCTATCGCGGCCGCAGATGCGCTCGAGCATCAACTACCTGCTGATCGGGCTGGCCCGCTGCGACACGGTGCTCATCCTAACCTCGGTGCTGATCTTCGGCCTGTGCGCGATCTACCCGCACACGGGCTACCTttactactaccactaccaGATCTTCCCGAAGATCTCGCTGGTGGTGTACCCGTTGGCGATGATCGCCCAGACGGCCAGCGTGTACCTCACGCTAACCGTTACGCTCGAGCGGTACGTGGCCGTATGCCATCCGTTGCGGGCCCGAGCCCTCTGCACGTACGGCCGGGCGCGGCTGTACGTCGTCGGCATCCTGATCTTCTCGATCCTCTACAACCTGCCCCGGTTCTGGGAGGTGACGCTCATCTCCTCGAAGCATCCGGACACCGGGCTCACGATCTACTGCGTGAAGGCGTCCGACATGCGGACTGACGCGACCTACATCAAAATATACATCCACTGGCTGTACATGATCTTCGTGTACTTCCTGCCGTTCAGTCTGATCTCGTTCTTTAACCTAATGATCTACCGGCAGGTGCGGCGGGCGAACAAGGAACGCCAGCGGCTGTCGCGCTCGGAGAAGCGCGAAATCGGCCTGGCCACGATGCTGATCTGTGTGGTGATCGTGTTCCTGCTCTGCAATCTGCCCGCCATGATGATCAACATCGTCGAGGCGTTCTACAATGTGATCATCGAGTATATGGTGAAGGTGTCGAACCTACTAGTGACCATCAACTCGAGCGTCAACTTCTTCATCTACGTCATCTTCGGCGAGAAGTTTAAGCggatttttcttctcctcttTTGCAAACCGCGCGGCCGCCAGTCGCCGGACGACGGGCTGATCCACGACGACAGCTCGTTCTCGAACGGTGACGCCAGCAACCGGAACTCGGGCCGCTTCCAGCGGGTCGGCACCACGCGCAGCACGTCCACGAAGCTGAGCAACTGCAGCATGCGCACGATCCGCACGACCGTGCGGAGTACGCGGGCCCCATCGCCCGGGCCGATCGTCTACTATCCGGCGCGGGACACGCTGCCCCGTCTTACCCAGCCGCCGGCGATCACGAGGAGCAGCTCCATGTTCCCGGACTGGAACCGGACCGAGAACGGTACGAACGGCGGCATCATGATGGCGTCCTCCGGCTTCTAG
- the LOC128274300 gene encoding cytochrome P450 4d8-like: MILHALIVGVVVFVVITHLIERRKLQKMAKHFPGPKPLPVVGNLLEFARLDIPGVFERVVKLHEDYGQDYMMWSLFNWTIILMTSPKNVEKVLLAKKTEKALLYQFIEPWLGTGLLISSGEKWFQRRKIITPTFHFKILEQFVKVFNTETNTMVELLRKHVDGKEFDMYDYVTLMALDSICETSMGTTVDAQHNPDNQYVQNVKRMAVLVLLRTLSIVGPYPTLYDLFHPNSWEQRRVIRELHAFTDSVIRSRREQLAKDKQENVNFDMNEENLYSKRKMTFLDLLLNVNVDGKPLSDLDIREEVDTFMFEGHDTTTSGISFTIYELARNQDVQERVYEEIVSILGPDHKTAELTYQNLQDFKYLDLVVKEGLRMYPPVGIIGRALVEDLEMNGTVVPAGQNILVPIYVIHRNPEIYPNPNKFDPNRFSDEAESKRGPFDYLPFSIGARNCIGQRYALMEMKVSLIKLIANYRILPGESLKKLRVKTDLVLRPDIGIPVKIQLRK, translated from the exons ATGATCCTGCACGCGCTGATCGTgggtgtggtggtgttcgTGGTGATCACGCACCTGATCGAGCGGAGAAAGCTCCAGAAGATGGCCAAACACTTCCCTGGGCCGAAGCCACTGCCGGTGGTGGGCAACTTGCTGGAGTTTGCCCGACTAGATATTCCCG GCGTTTTCGAACGGGTTGTCAAACTGCACGAGGACTACGGTCAGGACTACATGATGTGGTCACTTTTTAACTGGACCATCATCCTGATGACTAGCCCGAAAAACGTGGAgaaggtgctgctggcgaagaAGACGGAAAAGGCTCTGCTGTACCAGTTCATCGAGCCGTGGCTGGGAACTGGCCTCTTGATCTCGAGCGGCGAGAAGTGGTTCCAGCGGCGCAAGATCATCACCCCGACGTTTCACTTCAAGATACTGGAGCAGTTCGTGAAGGTGTTCAACACCGAAACGAACACGATGGTGGAGTTGCTGCGGAAGCACGTCGATGGAAAGGAGTTCGACATGTACGACTACGTAACGCTGATGGCGCTGGACAGTATCTGCGAAACGTCGATGGGCACGACGGTCGACGCTCAGCACAACCCAGACAATCAGTATGTCCAAAACGTCAAGAG AATGGCTGTCCTTGTGCTACTCCGCACGCTGAGCATCGTGGGACCGTACCCGACACTGTACGACCTCTTCCACCCGAACTCCTGGGAGCAACGGCGGGTCATTCGGGAGCTGCACGCGTTCACGGACTCCGTCATTCGTAGCCGCCGGGAACAGCTGGCCAAGGACAAGCAGGAGAACGTGAACTTTGACATGAACGAAGAGAATCTGTACTCCAAGCGTAAGATGACGTTCCTCGATCTGCTGCTCAACGTGAACGTCGATGGCAAACCGCTCAGCGATCTGGACATTCGAGAGGAGGTTGATACCTTCATGTTCGAGGGCCACGACACTACGACCAGCGGAATCTCGTTCACGATTTACGAGCTGGCGCGCAATCAAGACGTGCAGGAGCGCGTGTACGAGGAAATCGTGTCCATTCTCGGCCCGGACCACAAGACCGCCGAGCTGACCTACCAGAACCTGCAGGATTTCAAGTACCTCGATCTGGTGGTGAAAGAAGGTCTCCGAATGTACCCACCGGTGGGCATCATTGGCCGGGCGCTGGTCGAAGACTTGGAAATGA ATGGCACCGTGGTGCCCGCGGGACAGAATATTCTTGTTCCGATCTACGTGatccaccggaacccggagatatacccgaacccgaacaagTTCGATCCGAACCGGTTTTCGGACGAGGCCGAGTCGAAACGTGGCCCGTTCGACTATCTACCATTCAGCATTGGGGCACGGAACTGCATCGGCCAACGGTACGCCCTGATGGAGATGAAGGTGAGCCTGATCAAGCTGATTGCCAACTACCGGATCCTGCCGGGCGAGTCACTGAAGAAGCTGCGCGTGAAAACCGATCTCGTACTGCGTCCCGATATCGGAATTCCGGTGAAGATTCAGCTGAGGAAGTAA